The Spirosoma sp. SC4-14 DNA window TGGCGAAGCTGTACCCAAATTCGAAGCACTTTGCCAACGACATTGCCTTCGATGCCAACGGCAACGCTTACGTAACGGATTCATTTGCTCCCGTTATCTATAAAATACCGTCCGATACAACGCAGCCTAGTGCGCTATATTCGCCACTCTTTGCCGGAACGGAAGGGTTTAATTTGAATGGTATTGTTTACCATCCAGACAATTTTCTGATTGTGGTTAAATCGAATGAAGGTACCCTGTTCAAAATAGACTTAAATAATACATCGATACTGCCTAAGCAAATTCTGGGACCGACATTGCCCAATGGCGATGGCATGGTATTTTATAATAACGATTTATACGTAGTGAACAATCGGAACCGGGTTTCCCGGCTTCGGAGTACCGACAACTGGAATACCTTTGCGATTGTTGAAACTGACTCGACGGGATATAACCAGGCTACCACAAACGTGGCCGTAAACGGGCGGATTTATACGCTCAATGCCCGTATTGAGGAGGTAAACAAGGCCGTTGCGGCTAAAAATCCGTCTTTGCTACAGGCCAGTGATTATAGCATTCAGCAATTTAAATCCAGTTTATCGGGCAACTGAGCATAGACGCCAGGATCATTCCGATTGTTTGTTTTCGTGTTGTTCACAGAGGCACAGTGGTTTTGGCTTCCTATGGTAAATACTTACTGGGCCTCTGTGAGTCAATACCGTGACTAATCAAACGGGCTTAGTAGTTGATTGGATGAATGGTCTGGTAAATTCGCGAAAGCAGAAAACGCCCATGTATGTTGGCGGTAGTATTGGGTTGGTCCTACTGGTAGGAGGTGCTGTCTGGTGGCTGCTCCCGAGAGACGATTTGCGGGCAAAAGCCGATGCGAACCGTATTCATCAGGCCGTCATTAACTTATTTCTGCAATCGGAATACGATACGTCCTTTGTTGGGCTGCAGCCGCGCCAAATTCGGTTATTTAATAGTGTTCATCAGCTTCAGAACAAACTAGTAGCAGCCGGAACGGGCACAATTCG harbors:
- a CDS encoding gluconolaconase, with protein sequence MDVFLKKVCGLFILAGSLTACNTPDPEFSAPVISERIAFSASRQYPEGITYSSQLDQFLVSSITQGKVGKVDLNGRYEDIIASDTSLISAIGIKVNNGKLYVCNSDQGVSTKSKPGTTLTTAGLFVYDLASGASVARYDLAKLYPNSKHFANDIAFDANGNAYVTDSFAPVIYKIPSDTTQPSALYSPLFAGTEGFNLNGIVYHPDNFLIVVKSNEGTLFKIDLNNTSILPKQILGPTLPNGDGMVFYNNDLYVVNNRNRVSRLRSTDNWNTFAIVETDSTGYNQATTNVAVNGRIYTLNARIEEVNKAVAAKNPSLLQASDYSIQQFKSSLSGN